The Pseudomonadota bacterium genome contains the following window.
TCTGGACCTTTAAGGCGGTGGGCGGGGGGAAAACAAGGATCAACATGGGGTATGTTCGCCCCTGGGAAAAAGATACTCTACCAGTTAGGACTACTACCATTGAAGTTACTGTGAAACCCGCAAAATAGGGGTGTGAAAAGAGAACCAAAGGAGAACGCTCTATGAACGGCGCAGAAATACTCATAAAAACTGCAATAGCTGCAGGCATTGAGGTATGTTTCGTAAATGCAGGCACTACAGAATTGCCTGTAGTTACTGCATTTGATTCTATACCAGGCATAAGACCCATACTGGGGTTGTTCGAGGGTGTGTGTACAGGCTCAGCTGATGGTTACGGGCGCATGATGGACAGGCCTGCAATGACACTTCTCCATTTAGGTCCTGGTTTTGCTAATGGCATTGCCAACTTGCATAATGCACGGCGTGCACATACGCCTGTATTCAATGTGATCGGTGAGCATGCCACATGGCATCGAGGGGCAGATGCACCACTCACGATGGATATTGAAGCCCTAACAGGCACTGTGTCAGGATGGCAGTGTACAAGCAAGTCTATTGAAACCCTGTCACGGGACATTGCCAATGGCATCGCGAACGCCTGGTACGGGCAGATAGCGAGTCTGATTGTACCCAATGACCACCTGCTAACTGAATGTATTGATGAATCGATAAGCCTACCAAAGTTTTCATTCGACCCTGTTGACAGCGATTCCATCGAGAAGGCTGTTCAGCTCTTCCGGAACAATAAAAAGGTGGCACTTATGCTCGGCGGCAGGGCCTTGCGGAAACAGGGGTTACAGGCAGCAGCCCGCATTAAAAACGCTACAGGGTGTGACCTTTTTACGGAAACCTTTCCTGGATACATGGAAAGGGGGGCAGGGTTGCCGGTTGTGGAGCGTGTTCCCTACTTCCCCGAAAAGGCATTTGCCAGGCTTTCCCAATACCAGGCAATAGTACTGGCAGGCTCAAAAGAACCTGTCACCTTCTTCGGCTATCAAGGTATAGATAGTGAGATACTGAAGAAAAATCAGCTGAAAATCCATATTGGTACGGGCAGGCAGAATGTTGTGGAGGCCTTAGAATGTCTGGCTGATGCCTTAAGCACACAAGGTCTTGTGAAAAAAGCAGGCAATGTTTTAGCGGAACGAACCCCCCTTGAGCTTCCTCAAGGTGAATTGACAGGAGAAAAGGCCTGTCGGGTTTTGGCTGCCCTGCAGCCTGAAAATGCAAT
Protein-coding sequences here:
- a CDS encoding acetolactate synthase large subunit, translating into MNGAEILIKTAIAAGIEVCFVNAGTTELPVVTAFDSIPGIRPILGLFEGVCTGSADGYGRMMDRPAMTLLHLGPGFANGIANLHNARRAHTPVFNVIGEHATWHRGADAPLTMDIEALTGTVSGWQCTSKSIETLSRDIANGIANAWYGQIASLIVPNDHLLTECIDESISLPKFSFDPVDSDSIEKAVQLFRNNKKVALMLGGRALRKQGLQAAARIKNATGCDLFTETFPGYMERGAGLPVVERVPYFPEKAFARLSQYQAIVLAGSKEPVTFFGYQGIDSEILKKNQLKIHIGTGRQNVVEALECLADALSTQGLVKKAGNVLAERTPLELPQGELTGEKACRVLAALQPENAIIVDEGITTSFDYYPLTGGIAPHSLMTISGGSIGYGMPCALGAQVACPDRPVINLQADGSAMYTVQALWSEARESLNVTTLICSNRSYHILDLELIRAGITSPSPGAQSLIDLTRPPIDWVKIASGLGVPAVSVNTAEGLARELGRALQEPGPHLIEMVLK